In a genomic window of Gossypium arboreum isolate Shixiya-1 chromosome 7, ASM2569848v2, whole genome shotgun sequence:
- the LOC108467774 gene encoding mitochondrial uncoupling protein 2-like: MADLKFSFAETFLCSAFAACFAEFCTIPLDTAKVRLQLQKKAVGDEVNLPKYRGLLGTMATIAKEERLSALWKGIVAGLHRQCIYGGLRIGLYEPVKTLLVGADYVGDIPLYQKIIAALLTGALAITVANPTDLVKVRLQAEGKFPAGIARRYYGTLDAYYTIVREEGLAALWTGLGPNIARNAIVNAAELASYDQVKQTILKIPGFSDNVLTHLLAGLGAGFFAVCIGSPIDVVKSRMMGDSGYKNTLDCFIRTLRNEGFLAFYKGFVPNFTRLGSWNVVMFLTLEQAKKAFRGELYYD, encoded by the exons ATGGCAGATCTTAAGTTTTCTTTCGCTGAAACTTTTCTTTGTAGTGCTTTTGCTGCTTGTTTTGCTGAG TTCTGTACCATTCCTTTGGATACTGCCAAAGTCAGACTCCAGCTCCAAAAGAAAGCAGTTGGTGATGAAGTTAATTTACCAAAATATAGGGGCTTGTTGGGTACCATGGCTACCATTGCTAAGGAAGAAAGATTATCAGCACTTTGGAAAGGAATAGTTGCTGGTTTACATCGCCAATGCATTTATGGAGGTCTAAGGATCGGGTTATATGAACCT GTCAAAACACTATTAGTTGGTGCTGATTATGTTGGTGATATTCCGTTATACCAAAAAATTATAGCAGCTCTATTGACTG GTGCTCTAGCTATTACAGTTGCTAATCCAACTGATCTTGTCAAAGTTCGGCTGCAAGCTGAAGGAAAATTTCCAGCTGGGATTGCTAGGCGTTATTATGGGACTTTGGATGCATACTACACCATAGTTAGAGAA GAAGGACTAGCAGCACTGTGGACTGGGCTTGGTCCCAACATTGCACGAAATGCCATTGTAAATGCTGCTGAACTAGCCAGTTATGATCAAGTGAAACag ACAATTTTGAAGATTCCCGGATTCTCAGACAATGTCCTAACACATCTTCTGGCAGGTCTTGGTGCAGGTTTCTTTGCAGTCTGTATTGGTTCTCCAATTGATGTG GTAAAATCAAGAATGATGGGAGACTCTGGCTACAAAAACACTCTTGATTGTTTCATTAGAACTTTGAGGAATGAG GGATTCCTTGCCTTTTATAAGGGGTTTGTTCCTAATTTTACTCGGCTGGGATCTTGGAACGTGGTTATGTTCTTGACTCTTGAGCAA GCCAAGAAAGCTTTCCGGGGGGAATTATATTATGATTGA
- the LOC108469280 gene encoding probable ribonuclease P/MRP protein subunit POP5, with protein sequence MVGFKNRYMVMEVLLDPNKEISGDDPIVVTQFNISKAIKDSILVNFGECGLASSLGSFQVKYVNPITKLCVIRVSRDEYQKIWSSISMVRRIGNCPVLFNLLDLSGNIKACKTAALKCDELKFEQYKLMVGARLSADVTQHMKNCLEKIRILEH encoded by the exons ATGGTAGGATTTAAGAACAGATACATGGTTATGGAGGTATTGTTGGATCCAAATAAAGAAATTTCAGGGGATGACCCCATTGTAGTTACCCAATTTAACATATCAAAAGCAATCAAAGATAGCATTCTTGTCAACTTCGGTGAATGTGGTCTAGCTTCTTCGCTCGGATCTTTCCAAG TTAAATACGTCAATCCGATTACAAAGCTGTGTGTTATCAGAGTTTCAAGAGATGAATACCAAAAAATTTGGTCTTCAATAAGCATGGTTAGGAGAATTGGGAATTGTCCTGTGCTATTTAATTTGCTGGATCTTAGTG GTAATATAAAGGCATGTAAAACTGCTGCCTTGAAGTGCGATGAATTAAAATTCGAGCAGTACAAGCTTATGGTTGGAGCACGGCTCTCGGCTGATGTCACCCAGCACATGAAAAACTGTCTTGAGAAGATCAGAATTTTAGAACACTAA